The DNA region GAAAGGATGATTTTGTTTACGATGATGATTTTATAGACCGCAACGATACATTTCGACACAGCAAATGGATTTCTTTTATGACAAAGCGTCTTGCTATTGCCAGAGAATTGCTATCCGAAAAGGGACTAATATTCATTTCCATCGATGACAACGAGGTTGCATCTCTGAAAATGATAATGGATGAAATTTTCGGTGAGAACCTGTTCATCAATATGTTTGTGTGGCAGCGCAATTCAAGTGGCAAGACGGAAAAGGATAAGTTTACTATTAATACAGAATATCTGTTGCTTTATGCCCGCAGTGATAAATTCGTCCTTAATTCCGTTTATAAGCCGTTAGCGGATTCATCCGTAAAAATGTATAACAAGGATGATAAGGATGGTCGCGGCAAATATGCAACTGTAAGTTTGCAGAAGCCAAGAGACCCCGGTCCAGAGACAACATACGATTATGTAGATAATACAGGAAAGGTATGGCCTTGCCCACCTAAAGGCTGGAGAATGACTTACGCAAAAATCAAGGCATTGGAAGACGATGGACGTCTTGTCCTTACCGGAAAAAGCCTGCGTGTGAAGGATTACTGGAATGAGCGTGAAAGCGAAGGCAAGAGGATAGATACCCTATGGAACGATTTGCCCGAAAACAATGTGGGAAGTGCCGAATTAGAAAAAGCTATCGGGCTGCAAGATGTTTTCAATAATCCGAAGCCTGTGGACTTAATTCGCAGATGCATAGAAATCGGTGGCAAGAATATTACTGTTCTTGATTTCTTTGCGGGCAGCGGTACTACGGCGCAAGCGGTTCTCGCATCCAATGCCAAAGACGGCGGCAATAGGACTTTCATTATCTGCACAAACAATGAAGTGTCCGAGAAAAAGCAGATTGCGCATTTTGTGGAAAAAGGCCACATAGAAGCTCCACCGCGCAAAGGAACAAAAAAAGAGCCGGAGTGGAAAGAAAAATGGGCAGCATTTAAGGCAACACAAGAATATGCCGATGCAATCGCTACAGAAGAATACCAGTCGCTCGGTATTTGCCATAGCGTGACATACCCTCGCGTCAGCACTGTTATAACAGGTATACGCACTGATGGTTCACAATATTCAGACGAATTACCTGCAAACCTGAAATATTTCAAATGCGACTGGACGCCGCGTAAGCCGGAGGAATATCTGCTCAGCAACGCTCTGTGTCTGCATATCCGGGAAATGATAGAGCTGCAGAACGGCACCGAGGTGGATAACAGAAAGAATGTCCTGCTTCTCAACAAAGCGGATTTCCGCAAATATGTGATGGACGAGGCGGTATATGCGCAGATTGAGAATATCTGGGTAAATCAGAACATCTTTTTTAATTCTGCAGAGATGGAAAAGCTGAATGCTCTCGGCTTCAAATACATACCGAGGGAATTCTTCGGACAGGAATTAAGGGAGGTGGCAGAATAATGTTTACGGCGAAGCTATTTGATTTTCAAACAAAACATGAGGAAAGTCTGCTGGCGAAGTGTGCAGACCATGAGGAACTCGTACTTTCCGCTCCCACCGGCGCGGGAAAAACGGTTTTCGTTTCAAAATTCATAGATGATTATCTTGACGAAAACCCGAATACGGTCTTTTTGTGGTTGTGCCCCGGAGCAGGCGGTCTTGAAAAGCAGTCGCAGGACAGCTTTAGAGAAGTGACTTCCGGCATCCCGGACGGCGATGTGTACGCGTTCATCAATGAGAGCGATCCCAGAGGCAAGGTGTTCTTTATCAACTGGGATAAAATCAACCGCACATCGAATGTGGTTCTCCGCGAGGGCGAACACCGTGACTTGATGGGCAAGGTACTGTTCTGCCATACCAACGGCATTGATATCTTCATGCTGATAGACGAGGAACACAAATATCAGGCTACTGCCAATGAGTACATCAGCAATATCCAGCCTGTTCACGTTCTCCGCATATCCGCTACTCCCGTCAGCAAGGGAGACCATACGGAAATCATCCCGGATGATGAGGTTATCGGAGCAGGACTGATTGCGGCAGGAATATCCATCAACGAAGGCGTGTCCGCAGCTATCGAAGAAAACAACAGCCTTGACGATGACCTGCTCCTGCTCGATTTGGCGGATAAAAAACGCAAAGAGATTGAAGCGGAATACACACGGCGCGGACTGCGGATAAAACCGCTCGTGCTGATACAGTTCCCGAACGGCTATGATGAATGGATTGAGCGGGTAAAAAGAGCCTTGGATGACTTGGGCTATTCTGCAAATTCCGGTCTTGTAACATCATGGTTTAGCGGAGAACATCCTGACAACCCGGAAGGAATCAAAAAGCTGGACGGGCAGTACGCATTCCTATTGTTCAAACAGGCTATCGCAACAGGCTGGGACTGCCCTCGCGCAAAAATTCTCGTAAAGCTGCGTGAAGGCGGCACAGAACGGTTCAACATTCAGACCGTGGGACGCGTTCGCCGTATGCCGGAGCGTAAACACTACGACTGTTCGCTTATCGACAACTGTTACGTCTATACGCTCGACAGCGAATATGCCGAGGGATTAACAAACAGCATCGGAGATTCATTCTACACCTATTTGTACAAGAGAAAATTCAATGCTCCGAATATTATGCTTAAAAGGGAGTCGTTGAACGGCAGCGACCGCTACGCCGTGAACCCGGAGGCAGTTGTCAAGGTAGTCCGTAAACAGATGCTTAAGGAATGCGACCTTGACCGTGACGGCAAACTGGACAGGCATGAAATGGAAGTCAGCAAGGGTTATGTGTTCGGCACTAAGCTGAAAAC from Fretibacterium sp. OH1220_COT-178 includes:
- a CDS encoding DEAD/DEAH box helicase, whose protein sequence is MFTAKLFDFQTKHEESLLAKCADHEELVLSAPTGAGKTVFVSKFIDDYLDENPNTVFLWLCPGAGGLEKQSQDSFREVTSGIPDGDVYAFINESDPRGKVFFINWDKINRTSNVVLREGEHRDLMGKVLFCHTNGIDIFMLIDEEHKYQATANEYISNIQPVHVLRISATPVSKGDHTEIIPDDEVIGAGLIAAGISINEGVSAAIEENNSLDDDLLLLDLADKKRKEIEAEYTRRGLRIKPLVLIQFPNGYDEWIERVKRALDDLGYSANSGLVTSWFSGEHPDNPEGIKKLDGQYAFLLFKQAIATGWDCPRAKILVKLREGGTERFNIQTVGRVRRMPERKHYDCSLIDNCYVYTLDSEYAEGLTNSIGDSFYTYLYKRKFNAPNIMLKRESLNGSDRYAVNPEAVVKVVRKQMLKECDLDRDGKLDRHEMEVSKGYVFGTKLKTEAIEGVARTTHDIRSLNRIFGGEHQISNHDDGFIIRDAKRRIARAMGIDENISNNALRVLFGPLDMQMSMFSEEEIAFERKHKLIDGLSLREYNAFLVNNRERLVEVFSGVSADRIAEIEETDIITADWAIPREQYYKQHKRIASTKVMGKNPFVDYGNNILIQPNRTFTEISFEDWCEHYDPVEWCYKNGDKGDEYFSIVYRMAFRRSNFYPDYIIQLKNGDVWIIEAKGGMTADGSSNNIDKYAPRKFDALKEYASRRPDIKWGFVRAVGTQIYLSNTVWSEDVTNRNVWKPIEVFI
- a CDS encoding site-specific DNA-methyltransferase, yielding MEVVIMPNLSQIKRQRMLDFLETLRKEHTDDESIRAFTEIENHLRDKKYGLVWEEHSERVDEMLEENIPIFTEDADKKITAAADGVYNFILEGDNLQSLYLLEKTHKGLIDVIYIDPPYNRGKDDFVYDDDFIDRNDTFRHSKWISFMTKRLAIARELLSEKGLIFISIDDNEVASLKMIMDEIFGENLFINMFVWQRNSSGKTEKDKFTINTEYLLLYARSDKFVLNSVYKPLADSSVKMYNKDDKDGRGKYATVSLQKPRDPGPETTYDYVDNTGKVWPCPPKGWRMTYAKIKALEDDGRLVLTGKSLRVKDYWNERESEGKRIDTLWNDLPENNVGSAELEKAIGLQDVFNNPKPVDLIRRCIEIGGKNITVLDFFAGSGTTAQAVLASNAKDGGNRTFIICTNNEVSEKKQIAHFVEKGHIEAPPRKGTKKEPEWKEKWAAFKATQEYADAIATEEYQSLGICHSVTYPRVSTVITGIRTDGSQYSDELPANLKYFKCDWTPRKPEEYLLSNALCLHIREMIELQNGTEVDNRKNVLLLNKADFRKYVMDEAVYAQIENIWVNQNIFFNSAEMEKLNALGFKYIPREFFGQELREVAE